One window from the genome of Paraneptunicella aestuarii encodes:
- the yfbV gene encoding terminus macrodomain insulation protein YfbV, which yields MAHTFTSLVRDGQSYMKDWPLRKELYALFPESRVINATRFSLKWMPPLSLICASVMVEVNGAEYLPQAIAIVAFFLSLPLQGLLWLGHRSHQMLPPSIRAWYQDIHSKMREQGCDLAAAKSRPSYRELALLLKKAFKELDRAFTRQWF from the coding sequence ATGGCACATACATTTACAAGCTTGGTACGAGATGGGCAGTCTTACATGAAAGATTGGCCGTTGCGTAAAGAGTTATATGCATTGTTTCCTGAAAGTCGTGTCATTAATGCTACTCGTTTTTCCCTCAAATGGATGCCGCCACTCTCATTAATTTGTGCTTCTGTTATGGTTGAAGTTAATGGAGCCGAGTATTTGCCCCAAGCTATTGCTATCGTTGCTTTCTTTTTAAGTTTGCCATTGCAAGGTTTATTGTGGCTTGGGCATCGTTCCCATCAAATGTTGCCACCGTCTATTCGTGCCTGGTATCAAGATATTCATTCTAAAATGCGTGAGCAGGGATGTGACTTAGCCGCTGCTAAATCTCGTCCAAGCTATAGAGAGTTGGCGTTACTGCTTAAAAAAGCCTTTAAAGAGCTGGATCGCGCATTTACTCGTCAGTGGTTTTAA
- a CDS encoding phosphoribosyltransferase: protein MDKTYITAQSLLEDSFRLAAKVYEDGFRPKFVIGIWRGGTPVGIAVQEYFEFKNVETDHIAVRTSSYYGINQQSKTIKVHGLQYLIENANADDSLLIVDDVFDSGRSVAALIQQTQEKMRLNMPQDVRIATPWYKPKNNKTDLIPDYYVHESEDWLVFPHELKGLTSEEIKLKSDLANILDLFME from the coding sequence ATGGATAAGACTTATATTACCGCGCAGTCCTTGCTGGAAGACTCGTTCCGCCTAGCTGCTAAAGTATATGAAGACGGCTTTCGCCCCAAATTTGTGATTGGTATCTGGCGTGGAGGTACACCTGTAGGCATCGCTGTTCAAGAGTATTTTGAGTTCAAGAATGTTGAAACCGACCACATTGCGGTTCGCACTTCGTCCTATTATGGTATCAATCAACAATCCAAAACCATCAAGGTTCATGGACTGCAATATCTGATTGAAAATGCCAATGCAGACGATAGTCTGTTAATTGTGGATGATGTATTTGATTCCGGACGCAGTGTGGCAGCATTGATTCAACAAACTCAGGAAAAAATGCGCTTAAACATGCCACAAGACGTACGAATTGCAACGCCTTGGTATAAGCCGAAAAATAATAAAACAGATTTAATTCCTGACTACTACGTACACGAAAGTGAAGATTGGTTAGTGTTCCCCCATGAATTGAAAGGGCTAACCAGCGAAGAAATCAAACTGAAGTCAGATTTGGCGAACATTCTTGATTTGTTCATGGAGTAG
- a CDS encoding energy-coupling factor ABC transporter permease: MTFIQTLCLLLYLGLIGLTAKSLNLKQRIAHKTGQHLLFGSAASLFFLWLFRTGIYPGLNVHFLWLTALVLLLGFRLAIISSAITLLGITAINHESWQMFGVNGLLGIAIPMSLSYLIYNITFHRLPKHLFVYIFVSAFFAGAATLTLKMGLLGGYYALEGIHSWDIVEDNYLILIPLLLFPEGLLNGMTMTLLVIYTPHWVYTYHDKYYMDK, encoded by the coding sequence CTGACATTCATTCAAACCTTATGTTTGTTGCTTTATCTGGGTTTGATTGGTCTTACCGCAAAAAGCCTAAACCTCAAGCAACGTATTGCTCATAAAACCGGGCAGCATCTGCTGTTCGGTAGTGCTGCCAGCCTATTCTTCCTGTGGTTATTCCGCACAGGCATTTACCCCGGACTCAATGTTCACTTTCTATGGCTCACCGCGCTGGTATTACTGTTAGGCTTTAGGCTCGCGATTATCAGCTCAGCAATAACCTTGCTCGGTATCACCGCTATTAATCATGAAAGCTGGCAAATGTTTGGCGTGAATGGCTTACTGGGCATAGCGATTCCTATGTCGCTAAGTTATCTGATTTATAACATCACGTTTCATCGGCTACCCAAACATCTATTCGTTTATATTTTTGTTAGTGCCTTTTTTGCCGGTGCAGCAACATTAACACTGAAAATGGGCTTATTGGGCGGATATTATGCGCTTGAAGGCATTCATAGTTGGGACATTGTTGAAGACAATTATCTGATCCTCATTCCCCTGCTGCTATTTCCAGAAGGTTTGCTTAATGGCATGACCATGACCTTGTTAGTCATCTATACACCGCATTGGGTGTATACCTATCACGACAAATACTATATGGATAAATGA
- the xthA gene encoding exodeoxyribonuclease III, which yields MKFISFNINGLRARIAQLTALIEKHQPDVIGLQETKVQDEMFPLADVQALGYKVYYFGQKSHYGVAIMCKQEPESVQYGFPTDDEEAQRRMIMATFTLENGEKVRVLNGYFPQGESQDHETKYPAKRKFYKDLMFYLNEHHSNDENIIVMGDVNISHTDLDIGIGEPNRKQWLKKGKCSFLPEEREWLNTLMDWGFNDSFRSLHPDTDDRFSWFDYRSKGFDDNRGLRIDLILATNGLHEKLVSADIDYELRGLEKPSDHAPIWAEYK from the coding sequence ATGAAATTTATTTCTTTTAATATCAATGGCCTGAGAGCCAGAATTGCACAACTCACCGCTCTGATTGAAAAGCATCAACCTGATGTGATTGGCCTACAAGAAACCAAAGTACAAGATGAAATGTTTCCACTTGCTGATGTGCAAGCGCTTGGCTATAAGGTGTATTACTTTGGTCAAAAGAGTCACTATGGCGTTGCCATCATGTGTAAACAGGAGCCAGAGAGCGTGCAATACGGCTTTCCTACTGACGATGAAGAAGCTCAGCGTCGTATGATCATGGCAACCTTCACCCTGGAAAATGGCGAAAAGGTTCGTGTTCTTAATGGTTATTTTCCACAGGGAGAAAGTCAGGATCACGAAACCAAATATCCGGCCAAGCGCAAGTTCTACAAAGATTTAATGTTTTACCTGAATGAACACCATAGCAATGATGAAAACATTATCGTGATGGGTGATGTAAATATTTCACATACCGATTTGGACATCGGCATTGGTGAACCGAACCGTAAACAATGGTTGAAAAAAGGCAAATGTAGCTTCTTGCCAGAAGAACGTGAATGGTTGAACACACTGATGGATTGGGGTTTCAATGATAGTTTCCGTAGCCTGCACCCAGATACTGATGACCGTTTTAGCTGGTTTGATTATCGCTCTAAAGGCTTTGACGACAATCGCGGTCTTCGTATCGACTTAATACTCGCCACTAACGGATTGCATGAGAAATTGGTTTCTGCTGATATTGACTACGAGCTAAGAGGTTTGGAAAAACCTTCTGATCACGCACCCATTTGGGCAGAATATAAATAA
- the recC gene encoding exodeoxyribonuclease V subunit gamma — protein MLHLVQSNKMEVLCEQLIQRISHYYQSNQSQADQHFSHILTPLPILVQSPGMSQWLKIRIAEYMGIAANLSFPLPSSYIWDLYRRNIADLPKQSAFTKDNMQWKLMQLLPECAQLENFRAIHDYLNVSEKEDKGVSELRKRYQLAGKIADIYDQYLVYRPDWLMAWEAGETAKGVDVSTQPWQPELWRMLLQKTRQLGESPWHRANLHEQLLNALKRRSNRSEATPPVFVFGISAIPKQQLEIFEALAQQGDVVLFWCNPCEHYWGDIISVEQKEKKQLDLFEQQALKEQSSEALLALSLYETGNPLLASWGKLGREFQDMLLELDERGNMHVEDYFIEPPREHLLAHIQNDILGLTTPTESAGMHGDMLSESDNSMIIMSCHSRLRELEVLHDHLLRQLEHHPELSLGDIIVMMPDIAEYAPFIDAVFGGAEAQRYLAYAISDRNVVDESPVVKAFLQLLNLHQSRFTLTEVVELFSVPDVLTQFRVQESELDILQHWLRDSGVRWGLDAQDKQRWDLPTEGQNTWLFGLQRLLAGYAMAFDETPLATDDAEVLPYVDLEGQQVEVLGKFIEFLSTLESILSEAELESSIQDKVMMAERWLQRLFAESEEQGYYRQQILDALATLAEHGEQYPGLIDQDVFVEAVNQQLSSKGVGQRFLAGKINFCTLMPMRSIPFKQVCILGLNDPGYPRIVTPVGFDLMAVSPSRKGDRSRRYDDRYLFLEAILSTRQQLYLSYIGRDEKDNSEKAPSILLTELQHYCNQYETSGSETAMPRVLEHPLQPFHRDYYRESSKSGTVSKSYNQHWLSVLKAGNSVANAEARNTSSLAGGFTSQALDDIEQDKRNELSLNELISCLLNPARYFFEHRWHTRFGRPLSNSEDDEPLLLDALSRYQLSHELIRDTQSQNNGRDITRQLKMAGKLPVGRLAEEAIDEVNQLVDKVKEQVAQHLPGLDLHQAAQWLDISCNIAADMSQTHMHGRIEGIYPLGTRNLSSGVSAHSRALVLWRPGKLRAQDRLQLWVKWLLIQSQQSFKDNTAADVEKAYFFATDDVMVLPSLSPEFASNTLNELLQFWRDNNNQPQCFFPETAWVWAKSQDQQKAINAYVGNDFGGGNRAESTEAHFHRICPDLAEQFGEFSECADKILSPLLAVLEGE, from the coding sequence ATGTTGCATTTAGTGCAGTCCAATAAAATGGAAGTGCTATGTGAGCAATTGATTCAGCGCATCTCACATTATTACCAATCGAATCAGTCACAAGCTGATCAGCATTTCTCTCATATCCTCACGCCGCTACCGATTTTGGTGCAAAGTCCGGGGATGTCGCAATGGTTGAAGATCCGTATCGCTGAGTATATGGGCATTGCCGCTAACCTGTCATTTCCGCTGCCGTCCAGTTATATCTGGGATTTATACCGACGCAATATCGCCGACCTACCCAAACAATCCGCTTTTACCAAAGACAATATGCAATGGAAGTTGATGCAATTGTTACCTGAGTGTGCGCAGCTTGAAAACTTCCGGGCTATTCATGACTACCTGAATGTTTCAGAGAAAGAAGACAAAGGCGTTAGTGAATTACGTAAGCGCTATCAACTGGCGGGCAAAATAGCGGATATCTATGACCAATATCTGGTCTATCGTCCGGATTGGTTAATGGCATGGGAAGCTGGGGAAACGGCTAAAGGCGTGGATGTATCAACACAGCCTTGGCAACCAGAGCTATGGCGCATGCTGTTGCAGAAAACGCGTCAGTTAGGGGAATCGCCCTGGCATCGTGCTAACTTGCATGAGCAGCTGCTAAACGCATTAAAACGCCGTTCAAATCGTTCCGAAGCAACACCTCCTGTGTTTGTTTTTGGCATTTCTGCTATTCCCAAACAGCAGTTGGAAATTTTTGAAGCTTTGGCACAGCAAGGCGATGTCGTTTTATTTTGGTGTAACCCTTGTGAACATTACTGGGGGGACATCATCTCTGTTGAGCAAAAAGAAAAGAAACAATTGGATTTGTTCGAGCAACAAGCGCTCAAAGAGCAATCTTCCGAAGCTTTGTTAGCCTTGTCGTTATATGAAACTGGAAACCCTTTGCTCGCTTCGTGGGGCAAGCTGGGGCGCGAATTTCAAGACATGCTGCTGGAGCTGGATGAGCGTGGCAATATGCATGTTGAAGATTATTTTATCGAGCCGCCACGAGAGCATCTGTTAGCGCATATTCAAAACGATATTTTAGGGTTAACCACGCCGACTGAGTCTGCGGGAATGCACGGGGACATGCTATCAGAGTCGGATAACTCAATGATTATCATGAGCTGCCATTCCCGGTTACGGGAACTGGAGGTGTTGCATGATCACTTGCTACGACAGCTAGAGCATCATCCTGAGTTATCCCTGGGCGATATCATTGTCATGATGCCGGATATCGCCGAATACGCGCCCTTTATTGATGCCGTATTTGGTGGTGCAGAAGCGCAACGGTATTTGGCTTACGCCATTTCTGACCGCAATGTGGTTGACGAATCTCCCGTCGTTAAAGCCTTTTTGCAATTGTTAAACCTCCATCAAAGCCGTTTTACCTTAACTGAAGTGGTCGAGCTTTTTTCCGTGCCCGATGTGTTAACACAATTTAGAGTACAGGAATCTGAGCTGGATATTTTGCAGCATTGGTTGCGAGATTCTGGCGTTCGCTGGGGATTAGATGCGCAAGACAAACAACGCTGGGACTTGCCCACAGAAGGGCAGAATACCTGGCTGTTTGGCTTACAGCGTTTGCTGGCAGGTTATGCCATGGCTTTTGATGAAACCCCGTTAGCGACTGATGATGCAGAGGTTTTACCCTATGTCGATCTGGAAGGACAACAGGTTGAAGTCTTAGGCAAGTTCATTGAATTTTTATCGACTCTCGAATCCATTTTGAGTGAAGCTGAACTGGAATCGAGCATTCAAGATAAAGTGATGATGGCTGAACGTTGGTTGCAGCGTTTGTTTGCGGAATCAGAAGAACAGGGCTACTACCGTCAGCAAATATTGGATGCGTTGGCGACCTTGGCAGAGCATGGTGAGCAGTATCCCGGACTGATTGATCAGGATGTCTTCGTGGAAGCCGTTAACCAGCAACTCAGCAGCAAAGGCGTTGGGCAGCGCTTTTTAGCCGGGAAAATCAACTTTTGTACGTTAATGCCGATGCGAAGCATTCCTTTTAAACAGGTGTGTATTCTAGGACTAAATGATCCCGGCTATCCCCGAATTGTTACGCCTGTTGGTTTTGACCTGATGGCTGTGTCTCCTTCCAGAAAAGGCGACCGTTCGCGACGTTATGATGATCGCTATTTGTTTCTCGAAGCGATCCTGTCAACACGTCAACAGCTGTATTTGAGCTATATCGGCCGTGATGAAAAAGATAATTCTGAAAAAGCGCCGTCGATATTGCTCACCGAGTTGCAACATTATTGTAATCAGTACGAGACTAGCGGCAGTGAAACAGCAATGCCAAGAGTGCTTGAACATCCCTTACAGCCATTCCATCGTGACTATTATCGCGAATCGAGCAAGTCTGGTACTGTGTCTAAAAGTTACAATCAACACTGGTTGTCGGTATTAAAAGCGGGCAACAGTGTTGCAAATGCAGAGGCTAGAAATACGTCTTCTTTGGCTGGTGGTTTTACTTCTCAAGCATTAGATGATATTGAGCAGGATAAGCGAAATGAGCTCAGCCTCAACGAATTAATTTCCTGTTTGTTAAATCCGGCACGCTACTTTTTTGAGCATCGTTGGCATACACGTTTTGGCCGCCCGTTATCGAATTCAGAAGATGATGAACCCTTGTTGCTGGATGCCTTGTCCCGTTATCAGTTGTCCCATGAATTGATTCGCGATACTCAGTCGCAAAATAACGGACGCGATATCACCCGGCAACTCAAAATGGCGGGGAAATTACCGGTAGGTCGTTTAGCCGAAGAAGCTATCGACGAAGTAAATCAGTTGGTTGATAAGGTTAAAGAACAGGTTGCGCAGCATCTTCCCGGTCTTGATTTACATCAGGCTGCTCAATGGCTGGATATTTCCTGCAATATCGCCGCCGACATGAGTCAAACCCATATGCATGGGCGCATAGAGGGAATTTATCCGCTTGGTACGCGTAACCTTTCATCTGGTGTTTCTGCCCATTCGCGCGCTTTGGTTTTGTGGCGACCAGGAAAATTACGAGCTCAGGATCGTCTGCAACTTTGGGTGAAGTGGTTATTAATTCAATCACAGCAATCTTTCAAAGATAATACTGCTGCTGATGTTGAAAAAGCCTATTTTTTCGCGACTGATGATGTCATGGTTTTGCCTTCTTTATCTCCAGAATTTGCCTCAAATACCCTTAACGAATTATTGCAATTTTGGCGTGATAACAACAATCAACCGCAGTGCTTTTTCCCGGAAACCGCCTGGGTGTGGGCAAAGAGTCAAGACCAGCAAAAAGCCATTAATGCATATGTGGGTAATGACTTTGGTGGTGGAAACCGTGCTGAAAGTACAGAAGCACATTTTCATCGTATCTGCCCTGATTTAGCCGAGCAGTTTGGCGAGTTTTCTGAGTGCGCGGATAAAATTCTGTCTCCTCTTTTGGCTGTGCTGGAGGGCGAATAA
- the recB gene encoding exodeoxyribonuclease V subunit beta produces the protein MNPLEPLAFPLNGQALIEASAGTGKTYTISSFYLRLILGHGCEPLPVEEVLIVTFTNAATNELKERLHARLHKAFVDFEQGNSDDKFIQALIEALADKSESSLKLAKQRLLVAMQSMDNAAIYTIHSFCQRMLLEYAFERGALYERRLILDDSEWQKLAITDFWRQFVADMPRAELQLFLQQWPSPNALLQSIRPLLNRDVLLVSDKQTQIDKDKIVKLLNDYETAVDAIKRWWLQNELMQQIQDAGLKANAKLAKPDILKQMQSFAQGTRLQLSIGKADSWEVFSAEKVAAAAKKGSKDLSHLNFEQFDHLHQLQEQVRQHLRLYYVAFSVDWMRTRMAEQKRRFNLISPDDLLQNLQQALQHESQGEALATAIAGKYPVAMVDEFQDTDPIQFSIFQRIYIANPENKPANNQTSLILIGDPKQAIYGFRGGDIFTYLKAKQLISEQRQYTLNTNFRSQKALVASLNHLFQPNTASAFQFGEAIPYHQVEADKGHLGLKQQDASVAALQLGFLTQVEEGKYWSWANASRLLAQHFSEQIADLLNSQTYLLNDIPVKAGDICVLVRDRNEAQIMKEALAAVNVDSVYLARKSVFASEVAYQMLLLLRALHSPQDESLVRAALLTELFPWQAYEFDAMLKDELRWHEVLSCFRQAHQFWLKQGVMRAINHVLLHFQVYQHLIRSFSDGLRRITDVRHLGELLQVEANALQGEGLLLKWFETRLSDPDHNHQEQQLRLETDENLVQITTIHASKGLQYPLVFIPFACRYKEAKEGTYHKPDIGLVWDAEPDEQGQMLQEAQRMGEDSRLLYVALTRAEYHCWLGVWNNAAERLRSNSGFMKTAMGQVLLASQELESPAKLPDSDIIQAIQALAAKQNDVSIKLELIQPELEQEQEQKQKTTNVIAAANRGAGELEEYSAAQLSRNMAMNWVLTSYSGISQHGQHGHQDAHEAFVTREEQGKAADEQSDDKPEKRTVEQELAYKNALPMRFAFERGVNPGSFLHAIYELSDWQELDASSGKDGNPSRSFANVAKEQAQRYGITSLLATETLQPFDDIAAWIRETMQTPIQCQFPNETATFQLQDITESQRIAEMEFYLPLKQVNATAFNALLRKYDFPARYPYDFGQLSGMLKGYIDLTLEYQGRFYVADYKSNHLGDDFACYDQNSMAQAMWEHDYNLQALIYTVALHRYLSVRLSGYDYDTHIGGACYLFVRGMHPEYSHMGCLHLLPEKSLVMELNTLFYGMVETAAHEGEPHV, from the coding sequence ATGAATCCATTAGAGCCACTTGCGTTTCCGCTGAATGGGCAAGCGTTAATCGAAGCCAGTGCTGGTACAGGTAAAACCTACACCATCAGCAGTTTCTATTTGCGCTTAATTTTAGGGCATGGCTGCGAGCCTTTACCCGTTGAAGAAGTGCTTATTGTAACCTTTACCAATGCGGCGACCAATGAACTAAAAGAACGCTTACATGCCAGATTACATAAAGCCTTTGTGGATTTTGAGCAAGGCAACAGTGACGATAAGTTTATTCAGGCGCTAATTGAAGCTCTCGCCGATAAAAGCGAGTCCAGCCTAAAGCTAGCCAAACAACGGTTGTTGGTTGCCATGCAGAGCATGGACAATGCGGCTATTTATACCATTCATAGCTTCTGTCAGCGCATGTTGCTGGAATATGCCTTCGAGCGAGGCGCTTTGTATGAACGGCGTTTAATCCTTGATGACAGTGAATGGCAAAAGCTGGCGATAACCGATTTTTGGCGTCAGTTTGTGGCAGACATGCCGCGAGCAGAATTGCAGTTATTTTTGCAGCAATGGCCGTCACCCAATGCGCTTTTACAGAGTATTCGCCCATTATTAAACCGTGACGTACTTCTTGTTTCCGATAAGCAAACCCAAATCGACAAAGACAAAATAGTAAAGCTGTTAAACGACTACGAAACGGCAGTCGATGCGATAAAACGTTGGTGGTTGCAAAACGAGTTGATGCAACAAATTCAGGATGCAGGATTAAAGGCCAATGCCAAATTAGCCAAGCCCGATATCCTAAAGCAGATGCAGTCTTTTGCTCAAGGTACTCGATTGCAGCTTAGCATTGGCAAGGCTGACAGTTGGGAAGTGTTCTCTGCTGAGAAAGTGGCGGCAGCCGCGAAAAAAGGCAGCAAAGATCTTAGCCATCTGAACTTTGAACAGTTTGACCACCTTCATCAACTGCAAGAGCAGGTTCGGCAGCATTTACGTTTGTATTATGTGGCTTTTAGTGTCGATTGGATGCGAACTCGCATGGCGGAGCAAAAGCGTCGTTTTAACCTGATCAGCCCCGATGATTTACTGCAAAATCTGCAACAGGCGCTACAACATGAATCGCAAGGCGAGGCATTGGCGACTGCGATTGCTGGCAAGTATCCGGTCGCGATGGTGGATGAGTTTCAGGATACCGACCCCATTCAGTTCAGCATTTTTCAACGTATTTATATTGCTAATCCGGAAAATAAGCCTGCAAATAATCAAACATCTCTGATACTCATCGGTGATCCCAAGCAGGCGATATACGGCTTTCGGGGCGGTGACATCTTTACCTATCTTAAAGCCAAACAGCTTATTTCTGAGCAGCGTCAGTATACGCTGAACACGAATTTCCGTTCGCAGAAAGCCCTGGTTGCCAGCTTAAATCACTTGTTTCAGCCAAATACAGCAAGTGCTTTCCAATTTGGTGAGGCGATCCCTTATCATCAGGTTGAGGCAGATAAAGGCCATTTAGGGTTGAAACAGCAAGATGCCTCAGTTGCTGCATTGCAATTGGGCTTTTTAACTCAAGTTGAAGAAGGCAAATACTGGAGTTGGGCCAATGCCAGTCGACTATTGGCTCAGCACTTTTCTGAACAGATTGCCGATTTGCTAAATAGCCAGACGTATTTGCTCAACGATATTCCGGTTAAGGCAGGAGATATCTGCGTATTGGTTCGAGACCGAAACGAAGCGCAAATCATGAAAGAAGCGCTGGCCGCGGTTAACGTCGACAGTGTTTATCTGGCTCGAAAAAGCGTGTTTGCCAGCGAAGTGGCGTATCAGATGCTGTTGCTGTTACGTGCGTTACACAGCCCACAGGATGAATCCTTGGTGCGAGCAGCACTTCTGACAGAACTTTTCCCTTGGCAAGCCTATGAGTTTGACGCCATGTTAAAAGACGAGCTGCGTTGGCATGAAGTGTTAAGCTGTTTTCGTCAGGCGCATCAGTTCTGGCTAAAGCAAGGCGTGATGCGAGCGATCAATCATGTTCTGCTGCATTTTCAGGTGTATCAGCATCTCATTCGCTCATTTAGTGATGGTTTACGCCGTATTACCGATGTACGCCATTTAGGTGAGCTATTGCAGGTTGAAGCTAATGCTTTACAGGGGGAAGGCTTGTTGCTGAAGTGGTTTGAGACTCGCTTAAGTGACCCGGATCACAATCATCAAGAGCAACAACTTCGCTTGGAAACCGATGAGAATCTGGTGCAGATCACCACCATCCACGCCTCAAAAGGCTTACAGTATCCATTGGTATTTATTCCCTTTGCTTGTCGTTATAAGGAAGCGAAAGAGGGAACTTATCACAAGCCGGATATTGGCTTGGTGTGGGATGCAGAACCTGACGAACAGGGGCAAATGTTGCAGGAAGCGCAACGCATGGGCGAGGATTCGCGATTGCTGTATGTGGCGCTGACTCGTGCGGAATATCATTGTTGGCTTGGTGTTTGGAATAATGCCGCCGAGCGTTTGCGCAGCAACAGCGGGTTTATGAAAACGGCGATGGGGCAGGTGTTGCTCGCCTCACAAGAATTGGAGTCACCCGCTAAATTGCCTGATAGCGATATTATTCAAGCGATACAGGCATTAGCAGCGAAGCAGAATGATGTCAGTATTAAGTTAGAACTTATTCAACCTGAGCTTGAGCAAGAACAGGAACAAAAACAAAAGACGACCAATGTCATCGCCGCTGCAAATAGGGGAGCGGGAGAGCTTGAAGAATATAGCGCTGCCCAGCTTTCCCGTAACATGGCGATGAATTGGGTACTGACCAGTTATTCAGGTATCAGCCAGCATGGTCAACATGGGCATCAGGATGCACACGAAGCTTTTGTTACCCGAGAGGAGCAGGGGAAAGCCGCAGACGAACAATCGGACGATAAACCAGAGAAAAGGACTGTGGAGCAAGAACTGGCTTATAAAAACGCGCTTCCCATGCGATTCGCCTTCGAACGAGGCGTGAATCCGGGTTCTTTCCTGCATGCTATCTACGAATTATCTGATTGGCAGGAACTGGATGCATCTTCGGGGAAAGACGGGAACCCAAGCCGGTCTTTTGCGAATGTGGCGAAAGAGCAAGCTCAACGTTATGGCATTACCTCATTACTGGCAACTGAGACCTTGCAGCCATTCGACGATATTGCAGCCTGGATACGGGAAACCATGCAAACTCCGATTCAGTGCCAATTCCCCAATGAAACGGCGACGTTCCAGTTGCAGGACATCACGGAATCGCAACGTATCGCTGAAATGGAGTTCTATTTGCCATTGAAACAGGTCAACGCGACAGCGTTCAATGCACTATTACGCAAGTATGATTTTCCAGCTCGCTATCCTTATGATTTTGGGCAACTGTCGGGCATGTTAAAGGGCTATATCGACTTAACTCTGGAATATCAGGGGCGCTTCTACGTTGCGGATTATAAGTCTAATCATTTGGGCGATGACTTCGCATGTTATGACCAGAACAGCATGGCACAAGCCATGTGGGAACATGATTACAACCTGCAAGCCTTGATCTACACCGTAGCGTTACATCGCTATTTGTCGGTGCGTCTATCTGGCTATGACTACGACACGCATATTGGCGGCGCTTGTTATTTGTTTGTGCGTGGAATGCATCCTGAATATAGCCATATGGGTTGCCTGCATTTGCTACCGGAGAAGTCACTGGTTATGGAACTGAATACGCTGTTTTATGGCATGGTTGAAACGGCTGCTCATGAAGGAGAGCCTCATGTTTAA